In the Carassius gibelio isolate Cgi1373 ecotype wild population from Czech Republic chromosome B24, carGib1.2-hapl.c, whole genome shotgun sequence genome, one interval contains:
- the cebp1 gene encoding CCAAT/enhancer binding protein (C/EBP) 1 yields MSVSDSPASSICMFALHHQSSSSPAGALNPDPSSMSGQMSQMDTGVYGQPMVFPKTPDGRSMEQMMGFEPYSSCLTPSSSERAAQQNQQDFSQFLLPPPASTLRPMGHKRGPSKDSVEYRLRRERNNIAVRKSRDKARRRIQLTQQRALQLQDENHNLQLHIQRLSHEVDSLRHYLSQRHLQAREQDTAGD; encoded by the exons ATGTCCGTCTCCGACAGCCCTGCGTCCTCCATCTGTATGTTTGCGCTCCATCATCAGTCGTCCAGCTCTCCGGCCGGCGCTCTGAACCCTGACCCCAGCAGCATGAGCGGTCAGATGTCTCAGATGGACACAGGTGTGTACGGTCAGCCCATGGTCTTCCCCAAGACTCCAGACGGCCGGAGCATGGAGCAGATGATGGGCTTCGAGCCGTACTCCTCGTGTCTGACCCCCAGCAGCTCTGAACGAGCAGCGCAGCAGAACCagcag GATTTTTCGCAGTTTCTTCTGCCGCCCCCAGCCTCCACCCTGCGGCCGATGGGACACAAGCGCGGCCCGAGCAAAGACAGCGTGGAGTACCGTCTGCGTCGAGAGCGCAACAACATCGCGGTGAGGAAGAGTCGCGATAAAGCGCGGCGTCGGATCCAGCTGACCCAGCAGAGGGCGCTACAGCTCCAGGACGAGAACCACAACCTACAGCTGCACATCCAGCGTCTGTCGCACGAGGTGGATTCACTCAGACACTATctgtcacagcgccacctacagGCCAGAGAGCAGGACACCGCTGGAGACTGA